AAATACAAGCAGGCAAAGTCCGTCTTAATCGTCACGGTCGGTACTGAATTCACCGCAGGTGCAAACATTGCCGGTGTCGATGTAATGCCGGTCACTTCTCTGAACGCAAATGTTCTTGCCCCCGGAACCGATGCAGGCAGACTTACTGTCTGGACCGAAGCCGCTGTCAAGAAACTCGGGGAGGCATAATTATGACACTCGCACACCCGCTTGTAACAGAAAAGGCAATGGTTCTCCTGGAAAATTCCAACCAGCTTTCTTTCATCGTACGAAAGGACGCAACCAAGGCATCCGTCAAGGCAGCAATGGAGAAGAGCTTCGGCAAGAAGGTCGCATCCATCAGCACCATGATGACCACCAAGGGAGCCAAGAAGGCAATCATTACCTTCGAAGAGAAGAACGCTGCTGAAGAGATTCTCTCTCAGCTGGGTATTGTGTAAGGTGAGTCAACATGGGACACAGAATTAGTACACAGGCACGTGGAAAGGGAGGTTCAACCTACCGCGCCCCGTCGCACCAGTATAAGGCTGCGCTGAAACACTTCGGTTCCTTTACCGAAACTGTTACTGCAACCGTCATTGACATCGAACACGACCCGGCACGCCACACTCCGATTGCAGTTGTGAAAATCAACGGCAAGAAAGAGTACGCACTCATCACCGAAGGTGTGGGTATCGGCAAAGAGCTCGCATGGGGACCTGAAGCAAAGATCGAGAACGGTAACACCCTTCCGCTTGCATCAATCCCTACCGGTATGGCAGTCTGCAACATCGAGGCACGCCCCGGAGACGGCGGCAAGTTCGTTCGCGCAAGCGGCGTTCAGGCAATTGTCATCGGAAAGTCCGAAGGCAAAGTCGGTGTCAGAATGCCGTCCGGCAAACCGAAATGGTTCAATGAAAACTGTCTTGCAACCATCGGCCTTGTGGCAGGTGGAGGACGCGGTGACAAGCCGATCCTGAAAGCAGGTAAACAGTATCACAAGATGAAGACCTCGGCAACCCGCTGGCCACGCGTCCGTGGTGTCGCTATGAACGTTATCGACCACCCATTCGGTGGTGGAGGACACCAGCACCCGGGTAAGCCAAAGACTGTCGCACGCGGAACGCCGGCCGGTAAGAAAGTCGGACACGTCGCAGCACGCAGAACCGGATGCCGGAGGTGAACGTAAATGGCAAAGAAAACTACTAAGAGAATGCCAAAGCGGCGAGAGGAGTACACCTACCACGGCTACAACATCGAGCAGCTCAAGTCCATGTCCATGGAAGAGCTCCTGCCGATTATGCCGAGCAGTGCCCGCCGTAAGGTCCTTCGCGGTTTCACCCGCGAGGAAGAAGACGTTCGCAATAAGATTGTAACAGGTGAAGGCGTGAGAACTCACGTCCGTTCCATGATCATTCTGCCCGAGATGGTTGGCAAGAGTGTTGCCATCTACTCTGGTAAAGAGTTCGTCAATGTTGAGATTCCGGTTGAGGGAGTGTTCCACTACTTTGGTGAGTTCGCTCTGACCCGCAAGAAGGTCAGCCACGGAAGTGCCGGTATCGGTGCAACCCGGTCGAGTAAGTATGTCCCACTGAAGTGATTGTCATGGCAAGAACAGAATACAGTAACAAACTTACCGGCGACAACATCGCCCGTGCAAAGGCCAACGAGCTTGGATGCTCTCCGAAGCATGCAGTGGAAATTGCCCACCTTGTCCGCAACATGATGGCAGATGATGCAGTTGCATATCTGGAACAGGTTGTTGATCTCAAGAGAGCAGTACCGTTCCACCGCTACGCAAGAAACGTCGGCCACCAGAAGAGCTTAAACGGTAAGACCTTTGGCACCGCAGCCGGAAGATATCCGGTCAAGGCAGCCGCAGAGTACATCCGCTTAATCCGCTCCGCACAGAAGAACGCCGAGTACGCAGGTCTTGCTCCGGAAAAGATGGTCATCATCCATGCCGCAGCAAACAAAGGCCGGTGCATCAAGGCAATCTTCCCCCGTGCAATGGGCAGAGCCACTCCGAAACACAGAGACTCCGTGAACGTTGAGTTAATCCTCCGCGAGGTGCAGTAAGTATGACTATCGAGAAGAAGTTTGTCGCAGACGGCGTCCGCAAGGTCCGTGTTGAGCAATACCTCAACAAGGAACTCAAACGTGCCGGATACGGTGGAATGGACATCGTCCGCACTCCGATCGGAACCCAGGTCACGATCTTTGCTGAGAAGCCTGGTATCGTCATCGGTAAAGGCGGTAAACTGGTTCGCCAGATTACGTCTGACCTTACCTCAGTATACGGTATCGACTCTCCGCAGGTTGAAGTTCAGCAGGTTGCAAACCCGAACTTAAACGCCCAGATCATGGCCGAGCGCCTTGCAAATGCACTGGAACGCGGATGGTACTTCCGTAAGGCAGGTACCTCCGTCATCCGCCGTGTCATGGACTCGGGAGCACTTGGCTGCGAAGTTATCATCGCAGGTAAGCTCACCGGTGCCCGTGCACGTGTGCAGAAGTTCGTTGAAGGATACATCAAACACTCCGGTGAGCCGGCTGAGTCTGTGGTTGAGTCAGGATACGCAACCGCAGTCAAGAAGCTCGGTATCATTGGTGTTCAGGTCAAGATTGTCCCGCCGGGAGCAATCCTGCCGGATCACTTTGAGATCCGTCCGGATGCAAACCCTGCTCCGGCACAGATGGCCGAGGCTGATGTGTTTGAAGAGTTTGACGCAGAACTTGCAAGTGAGCCGGAAACCGAACCTGAGTTCCAGAAGGAGGCCTAAACTATGGCAATCTTCAGAGCAAAGGAAGTTGCCCAGTTCTCCGATGCTGAGCTTGTGGAAAACGAGCAGAAACTCAAGAACGAGTTAATTCAGCAGTACGGAAAAGTCAGCGCCGGTGGTGCACCGGAAAACCCCGGAAAGATCCGGGAAGTTCGCAGAACTATCGCACGTATTAAGACTGAACAGGCAAAGCGTCAGGCGTAAAACAGTCTATGATCACTCCACAATCTATCTGCAATCATGAACTGATTGGTTTGTATGCGGTTGTGGTGGGATCACGCAACAAAACACAGGAGGGAATGTGTGGTTTCATCGTCGATGAAACCAAAAACACATTCTCTCTTCAGACGGGGAATGGGATTAAGTGCTTGGAGAAACAATATATGTTACTCCGGGTAACCCTCCCGGATAGTGTTAATGTTGTAATAGACTGCTCATGCTTGTCTGTTTCTCCAACGCGGCGCGTTACAATGCGCGTAAGATGAGGGTTAAATATGGCAAAAAATATCGGCTTAAATGTTACAGCCCCTGAAAAGGACTGTAACGATGTAAACTGCCCATTCCACGGCAGCTTACCGGTGCGCGGCCAGGTGATTACCGGTAAGGTCGTGAGTGAGCGCATGCAGGGGACCGTTGTCGTTGAACGGAACTATCTCCACTTTGTCAAGAAATATGACAGATACGAGAAGCGCAGTTCCAAAATTCACGCACACATGGCTCCGTGCCTCGACGCCAGAATCGGCGACGAGGTTACCATTGCAGAGTGCAGACCATTGAACAAA
The nucleotide sequence above comes from Methanorbis furvi. Encoded proteins:
- a CDS encoding 50S ribosomal protein L2, whose amino-acid sequence is MGHRISTQARGKGGSTYRAPSHQYKAALKHFGSFTETVTATVIDIEHDPARHTPIAVVKINGKKEYALITEGVGIGKELAWGPEAKIENGNTLPLASIPTGMAVCNIEARPGDGGKFVRASGVQAIVIGKSEGKVGVRMPSGKPKWFNENCLATIGLVAGGGRGDKPILKAGKQYHKMKTSATRWPRVRGVAMNVIDHPFGGGGHQHPGKPKTVARGTPAGKKVGHVAARRTGCRR
- a CDS encoding ribonuclease P protein component 1, coding for MITPQSICNHELIGLYAVVVGSRNKTQEGMCGFIVDETKNTFSLQTGNGIKCLEKQYMLLRVTLPDSVNVVIDCSCLSVSPTRRVTMRVR
- a CDS encoding 30S ribosomal protein S3; protein product: MTIEKKFVADGVRKVRVEQYLNKELKRAGYGGMDIVRTPIGTQVTIFAEKPGIVIGKGGKLVRQITSDLTSVYGIDSPQVEVQQVANPNLNAQIMAERLANALERGWYFRKAGTSVIRRVMDSGALGCEVIIAGKLTGARARVQKFVEGYIKHSGEPAESVVESGYATAVKKLGIIGVQVKIVPPGAILPDHFEIRPDANPAPAQMAEADVFEEFDAELASEPETEPEFQKEA
- a CDS encoding 30S ribosomal protein S19 encodes the protein MAKKTTKRMPKRREEYTYHGYNIEQLKSMSMEELLPIMPSSARRKVLRGFTREEEDVRNKIVTGEGVRTHVRSMIILPEMVGKSVAIYSGKEFVNVEIPVEGVFHYFGEFALTRKKVSHGSAGIGATRSSKYVPLK
- a CDS encoding 30S ribosomal protein S17, encoding MAKNIGLNVTAPEKDCNDVNCPFHGSLPVRGQVITGKVVSERMQGTVVVERNYLHFVKKYDRYEKRSSKIHAHMAPCLDARIGDEVTIAECRPLNKTTSYVVVEVTRA
- the rpmC gene encoding 50S ribosomal protein L29 — encoded protein: MAIFRAKEVAQFSDAELVENEQKLKNELIQQYGKVSAGGAPENPGKIREVRRTIARIKTEQAKRQA
- a CDS encoding 50S ribosomal protein L23, with product MTLAHPLVTEKAMVLLENSNQLSFIVRKDATKASVKAAMEKSFGKKVASISTMMTTKGAKKAIITFEEKNAAEEILSQLGIV
- a CDS encoding 50S ribosomal protein L22; protein product: MARTEYSNKLTGDNIARAKANELGCSPKHAVEIAHLVRNMMADDAVAYLEQVVDLKRAVPFHRYARNVGHQKSLNGKTFGTAAGRYPVKAAAEYIRLIRSAQKNAEYAGLAPEKMVIIHAAANKGRCIKAIFPRAMGRATPKHRDSVNVELILREVQ